One genomic segment of Sminthopsis crassicaudata isolate SCR6 chromosome 2, ASM4859323v1, whole genome shotgun sequence includes these proteins:
- the LOC141556664 gene encoding BAG family molecular chaperone regulator 5 isoform X1, translating into MAAAEEEPEKEQEPESRGLTMYSPREDQLTAEAAGASGEAAATGPTLIWQPGPPSPGDSAQTRRTSPRLPEDSGRSDFSPGRGIRLEVIRARVRDPLEVTDRSLQPIQGALEGSCGIEPNKSMDMGNQHPAMCRLQEIQKEVKSIEQQVIGFSGLSDDKNYKKLERILTKQLFEVDSVDTEGKGDIQQARKRVAQDIERLLKELEQNANHPHRIEIENIFKEAQLLVKEEIAPLCSGDNRVTDEFEEAIQDVILRLTHVKTGGKISLRKARYHTLTRICAVQEIIEDSMKRQPSLPLSEDAHPSVSKINSVMCEVNKARGTLIALLMGVNNSETCKHLSCVLSGLIADLDALDVCGRTEIRNYRKEVVEDINKLLKYLDLEEEADSTYAFDLGQNQSILKIEGVLKKMREVKNELLKAQNPSDLYLGSKTELQGLIGQLDEVDLGKNPCIREARRRAVIEVQTLMTFIDLKEALEKRKQGVAEEHPSHRAIWNVLGSLSEILREVLSFDGNRTDKTYIRLEELLTKQLLALDAVDPEGEEKCKAARKQAVKLAQNILSYLDLKSDEWEY; encoded by the exons ATGGCGGCCGCGGAGGAGGAGCCGGAGAAGGAGCAGGAGCCGGAGAGCAGGGGGCTGACTATGTACTCGCCCAGAGAGGACCAGCTGACGGCGGAAGCGGCTGGCGCGTCTGGGGAGGCGGCGGCCACGGGGCCTACCCTCATCTGGCAGCCTGGACCGCCCTCGCCTGGTGATTCGGCGCAGACTCGACGCACCTCCCCCCGGCTTCCCGAGGACTCGGGGCGGAGCGACTTTTCTCCAGGCCGCGG TATCCGACTTGAGGTGATAAGAGCGAGAGTGAGAGACCCCTTAGAGGTGACTGACCGCTCCCTGCAGCCCATCCAGGGCGCCCTAGAAGG ctcttgtGGAATTGAACCAAATAAAAGTATGGATATGGGAAATCAACATCCTGCTATGTGTAGGCTTCAGGAAATACAAAAGGAAGTCAAGAGTATTGAACAGCAAGTAATTGGCTTCAGTGGTCTTTCAGATGACAAGAACTATAAGAAGCTGGAGAGGATTCTAACTAAACAACTTTTTGAAGTTGATTCTGTAGATACTGAAGGAAAGGGGGATATTCAACAAGCCAGAAAAAGAGTTGCTCAAGACATAGAGCGCCTTCTTAAAGAACTGGAGCAGAATGCAAACCACCCACACCGGATAGAGATAGAGAATATTTTTAAGGAAGCTCAGTTACTTGTCAAGGAAGAAATTGCTCCACTCTGTAGTGGAGATAACCGGGTAACAGATGAATTTGAAGAAGCCATCCAAGATGTCATACTGAGACTGACACATGTAAAAACTGGAGGGAAAATCTCTTTGCGAAAAGCAAGATATCACACATTGACCAGAATATGTGCAGTTCAAGAGATTATTGAAGATTCCATGAAGAGGCAGCCTTCCTTGCCACTTTCTGAAGATGCACATCCTTCGGTCTCCAAAATAAACTCTGTTATGTGTGAAGTGAACAAAGCCAGAGGGACTCTTATTGCTCTTTTAATGGGAGTAAATAACAGTGAGACTTGCAAGCACTTGTCCTGTGTGCTGTCAGGGTTGATTGCTGATCTGGATGCTTTAGATGTTTGTGGACGTacagaaataagaaattataGGAAGGAAGTAGTAGAAGATATCAacaaattattgaaatatttggATTTAGAAGAAGAAGCAGATTCTACTTATGCATTTGACCTGGGACAGAAtcaatccattttaaaaatagaaggggTTCTCAAGAAAATGAGAGAAGTAAAGAATGAACTTCTTAAAGCACAAAATCCTTCTGATTTATACCTGGGATCAAAGACAGAATTGCAGGGTTTAATTGGACAGTTGGATGAAGTGGACCTTGGAAAGAACCCATGTATTCGAGAAGCAAGAAGAAGAGCTGTAATAGAAGTGCAAACACTTATGACTTTTATTGATTTGAAAGAAGCTCTTGAGAAAAGAAAGCAGGGGGTTGCTGAGGAACACCCATCCCACAGAGCCATCTGGAATGTTCTTGGAAGCTTGTCAGAGATCTTGCGAGAAGTTCTTTCATTTGATGGAAATAGAACTGATAAGACCTATATACGGCTGGAGGAACTCCTCACAAAGCAACTGTTAGCACTAGATGCTGTGGATCCTGAAGGAGAGGAGAAATGCAAAGCTGCCAGAAAACAAGCTGTGAAGCTTGCACAGAATATTCTCAGCTATCTTGACTTGAAATCAGATGAATGGGAATACTAA
- the LOC141556664 gene encoding BAG family molecular chaperone regulator 5 isoform X2, with amino-acid sequence MAAAEEEPEKEQEPESRGLTMYSPREDQLTAEAAGASGEAAATGPTLIWQPGPPSPGDSAQTRRTSPRLPEDSGRSDFSPGRGSCGIEPNKSMDMGNQHPAMCRLQEIQKEVKSIEQQVIGFSGLSDDKNYKKLERILTKQLFEVDSVDTEGKGDIQQARKRVAQDIERLLKELEQNANHPHRIEIENIFKEAQLLVKEEIAPLCSGDNRVTDEFEEAIQDVILRLTHVKTGGKISLRKARYHTLTRICAVQEIIEDSMKRQPSLPLSEDAHPSVSKINSVMCEVNKARGTLIALLMGVNNSETCKHLSCVLSGLIADLDALDVCGRTEIRNYRKEVVEDINKLLKYLDLEEEADSTYAFDLGQNQSILKIEGVLKKMREVKNELLKAQNPSDLYLGSKTELQGLIGQLDEVDLGKNPCIREARRRAVIEVQTLMTFIDLKEALEKRKQGVAEEHPSHRAIWNVLGSLSEILREVLSFDGNRTDKTYIRLEELLTKQLLALDAVDPEGEEKCKAARKQAVKLAQNILSYLDLKSDEWEY; translated from the exons ATGGCGGCCGCGGAGGAGGAGCCGGAGAAGGAGCAGGAGCCGGAGAGCAGGGGGCTGACTATGTACTCGCCCAGAGAGGACCAGCTGACGGCGGAAGCGGCTGGCGCGTCTGGGGAGGCGGCGGCCACGGGGCCTACCCTCATCTGGCAGCCTGGACCGCCCTCGCCTGGTGATTCGGCGCAGACTCGACGCACCTCCCCCCGGCTTCCCGAGGACTCGGGGCGGAGCGACTTTTCTCCAGGCCGCGG ctcttgtGGAATTGAACCAAATAAAAGTATGGATATGGGAAATCAACATCCTGCTATGTGTAGGCTTCAGGAAATACAAAAGGAAGTCAAGAGTATTGAACAGCAAGTAATTGGCTTCAGTGGTCTTTCAGATGACAAGAACTATAAGAAGCTGGAGAGGATTCTAACTAAACAACTTTTTGAAGTTGATTCTGTAGATACTGAAGGAAAGGGGGATATTCAACAAGCCAGAAAAAGAGTTGCTCAAGACATAGAGCGCCTTCTTAAAGAACTGGAGCAGAATGCAAACCACCCACACCGGATAGAGATAGAGAATATTTTTAAGGAAGCTCAGTTACTTGTCAAGGAAGAAATTGCTCCACTCTGTAGTGGAGATAACCGGGTAACAGATGAATTTGAAGAAGCCATCCAAGATGTCATACTGAGACTGACACATGTAAAAACTGGAGGGAAAATCTCTTTGCGAAAAGCAAGATATCACACATTGACCAGAATATGTGCAGTTCAAGAGATTATTGAAGATTCCATGAAGAGGCAGCCTTCCTTGCCACTTTCTGAAGATGCACATCCTTCGGTCTCCAAAATAAACTCTGTTATGTGTGAAGTGAACAAAGCCAGAGGGACTCTTATTGCTCTTTTAATGGGAGTAAATAACAGTGAGACTTGCAAGCACTTGTCCTGTGTGCTGTCAGGGTTGATTGCTGATCTGGATGCTTTAGATGTTTGTGGACGTacagaaataagaaattataGGAAGGAAGTAGTAGAAGATATCAacaaattattgaaatatttggATTTAGAAGAAGAAGCAGATTCTACTTATGCATTTGACCTGGGACAGAAtcaatccattttaaaaatagaaggggTTCTCAAGAAAATGAGAGAAGTAAAGAATGAACTTCTTAAAGCACAAAATCCTTCTGATTTATACCTGGGATCAAAGACAGAATTGCAGGGTTTAATTGGACAGTTGGATGAAGTGGACCTTGGAAAGAACCCATGTATTCGAGAAGCAAGAAGAAGAGCTGTAATAGAAGTGCAAACACTTATGACTTTTATTGATTTGAAAGAAGCTCTTGAGAAAAGAAAGCAGGGGGTTGCTGAGGAACACCCATCCCACAGAGCCATCTGGAATGTTCTTGGAAGCTTGTCAGAGATCTTGCGAGAAGTTCTTTCATTTGATGGAAATAGAACTGATAAGACCTATATACGGCTGGAGGAACTCCTCACAAAGCAACTGTTAGCACTAGATGCTGTGGATCCTGAAGGAGAGGAGAAATGCAAAGCTGCCAGAAAACAAGCTGTGAAGCTTGCACAGAATATTCTCAGCTATCTTGACTTGAAATCAGATGAATGGGAATACTAA
- the LOC141556664 gene encoding BAG family molecular chaperone regulator 5 isoform X3 produces MDMGNQHPAMCRLQEIQKEVKSIEQQVIGFSGLSDDKNYKKLERILTKQLFEVDSVDTEGKGDIQQARKRVAQDIERLLKELEQNANHPHRIEIENIFKEAQLLVKEEIAPLCSGDNRVTDEFEEAIQDVILRLTHVKTGGKISLRKARYHTLTRICAVQEIIEDSMKRQPSLPLSEDAHPSVSKINSVMCEVNKARGTLIALLMGVNNSETCKHLSCVLSGLIADLDALDVCGRTEIRNYRKEVVEDINKLLKYLDLEEEADSTYAFDLGQNQSILKIEGVLKKMREVKNELLKAQNPSDLYLGSKTELQGLIGQLDEVDLGKNPCIREARRRAVIEVQTLMTFIDLKEALEKRKQGVAEEHPSHRAIWNVLGSLSEILREVLSFDGNRTDKTYIRLEELLTKQLLALDAVDPEGEEKCKAARKQAVKLAQNILSYLDLKSDEWEY; encoded by the coding sequence ATGGATATGGGAAATCAACATCCTGCTATGTGTAGGCTTCAGGAAATACAAAAGGAAGTCAAGAGTATTGAACAGCAAGTAATTGGCTTCAGTGGTCTTTCAGATGACAAGAACTATAAGAAGCTGGAGAGGATTCTAACTAAACAACTTTTTGAAGTTGATTCTGTAGATACTGAAGGAAAGGGGGATATTCAACAAGCCAGAAAAAGAGTTGCTCAAGACATAGAGCGCCTTCTTAAAGAACTGGAGCAGAATGCAAACCACCCACACCGGATAGAGATAGAGAATATTTTTAAGGAAGCTCAGTTACTTGTCAAGGAAGAAATTGCTCCACTCTGTAGTGGAGATAACCGGGTAACAGATGAATTTGAAGAAGCCATCCAAGATGTCATACTGAGACTGACACATGTAAAAACTGGAGGGAAAATCTCTTTGCGAAAAGCAAGATATCACACATTGACCAGAATATGTGCAGTTCAAGAGATTATTGAAGATTCCATGAAGAGGCAGCCTTCCTTGCCACTTTCTGAAGATGCACATCCTTCGGTCTCCAAAATAAACTCTGTTATGTGTGAAGTGAACAAAGCCAGAGGGACTCTTATTGCTCTTTTAATGGGAGTAAATAACAGTGAGACTTGCAAGCACTTGTCCTGTGTGCTGTCAGGGTTGATTGCTGATCTGGATGCTTTAGATGTTTGTGGACGTacagaaataagaaattataGGAAGGAAGTAGTAGAAGATATCAacaaattattgaaatatttggATTTAGAAGAAGAAGCAGATTCTACTTATGCATTTGACCTGGGACAGAAtcaatccattttaaaaatagaaggggTTCTCAAGAAAATGAGAGAAGTAAAGAATGAACTTCTTAAAGCACAAAATCCTTCTGATTTATACCTGGGATCAAAGACAGAATTGCAGGGTTTAATTGGACAGTTGGATGAAGTGGACCTTGGAAAGAACCCATGTATTCGAGAAGCAAGAAGAAGAGCTGTAATAGAAGTGCAAACACTTATGACTTTTATTGATTTGAAAGAAGCTCTTGAGAAAAGAAAGCAGGGGGTTGCTGAGGAACACCCATCCCACAGAGCCATCTGGAATGTTCTTGGAAGCTTGTCAGAGATCTTGCGAGAAGTTCTTTCATTTGATGGAAATAGAACTGATAAGACCTATATACGGCTGGAGGAACTCCTCACAAAGCAACTGTTAGCACTAGATGCTGTGGATCCTGAAGGAGAGGAGAAATGCAAAGCTGCCAGAAAACAAGCTGTGAAGCTTGCACAGAATATTCTCAGCTATCTTGACTTGAAATCAGATGAATGGGAATACTAA